A part of Candidatus Babeliaceae bacterium genomic DNA contains:
- the rplS gene encoding 50S ribosomal protein L19, producing MKAQKYTKETIRTVGMEDRGFPQINVGDAVEVIQKIKEGDKERLQTFEGDIIAIRNKGVSTTFTVRRIGANGVSVERIFPYYSPIIEKINHLRTGDVCRAKLFYMRYRIGKSARVKEKVLSREQKGLASKAG from the coding sequence ATGAAAGCACAAAAATATACAAAAGAGACCATACGCACTGTGGGTATGGAAGATAGAGGATTTCCTCAAATTAATGTTGGCGATGCAGTTGAAGTCATACAAAAAATTAAAGAAGGCGATAAAGAACGCTTGCAAACTTTTGAAGGCGACATTATTGCAATTCGTAACAAAGGTGTATCAACTACGTTTACCGTTCGTCGCATCGGCGCAAATGGTGTTTCTGTAGAACGCATTTTTCCTTATTATTCACCAATTATCGAAAAAATTAATCACTTAAGAACAGGTGATGTTTGCCGCGCGAAGCTTTTTTATATGAGATATCGCATTGGTAAATCGGCTCGTGTTAAAGAAAAAGTTCTGAGCAGAGAACAAAAAGGACTAGCATCAAAAGCGGGATAA
- a CDS encoding KH domain-containing protein, with protein sequence MIKELISSFVRKLVDKPDAVVVTEIAADGKYLIQVCVAPHDLGKVIGSEGRTFRALRAVVGLLSKHSHTDVVVDIAE encoded by the coding sequence ATGATAAAAGAATTGATTAGCTCTTTTGTGAGAAAATTAGTTGATAAGCCGGATGCCGTTGTTGTAACAGAAATTGCAGCAGATGGTAAATATCTTATTCAAGTATGCGTTGCGCCTCATGATCTTGGAAAGGTCATTGGGAGCGAAGGTAGAACTTTTAGAGCATTACGCGCAGTTGTAGGTTTATTAAGTAAGCATTCCCATACAGATGTTGTTGTTGATATTGCAGAATGA
- a CDS encoding RNA methyltransferase gives MIISIHTLFPQLYDSFLQTSLIKRAQEKKLVEFCVNNLFLQCSPGERVDAPTFGHGAGVLIKPAVIEKAVNQSDSQFGKSFKIFFSPHGKKLDQRLLKDIYQKSVEYGHCALFPARYEGMDARVEEEYADIVISLGDFVLMGGDLPAMVFIEGMLRYIPGVVGKAESVESDSFSGPLVDYPEYTEPIEWMGRMVPEIIRSGDHKKVRDWRQDMAARRTVLHHFEWARSHLDTDEGKKLICKQIPAHYAVLMHSHILLPGGLEGTSSVTSIDMHDIARSAKTYGLKKFFIVTPLEDQKKIVAQLLQFWQQGPGIEYNNHRHEAMNNVVLCSSLEEVIHAISLAEHNDPYLIATSAKKEHSDNNITYYDQDVVWAHEQPVLFVFGTAHGLAPSIIKRCQALLVPLEGLSQFNHLSVRSAVGIIFDRWLGISPKKMYSK, from the coding sequence ATGATCATTTCTATACATACGCTTTTTCCACAATTATATGATTCTTTTTTGCAAACAAGCTTGATTAAGCGAGCTCAAGAAAAGAAATTAGTGGAGTTTTGCGTGAATAATCTTTTTCTTCAATGTTCTCCCGGAGAACGGGTTGATGCGCCTACATTTGGTCACGGCGCTGGTGTTCTTATTAAACCGGCCGTTATAGAAAAGGCAGTTAATCAATCTGATAGTCAGTTTGGAAAATCTTTTAAAATTTTCTTTTCGCCTCACGGGAAAAAGCTTGATCAAAGATTATTAAAAGATATTTATCAAAAAAGTGTTGAATATGGACACTGCGCTCTGTTTCCTGCTCGTTATGAGGGAATGGATGCTCGAGTTGAAGAAGAATATGCGGATATTGTTATTTCTTTAGGAGATTTTGTCCTGATGGGTGGCGATCTTCCTGCAATGGTTTTCATCGAAGGCATGTTGCGATATATTCCTGGAGTTGTTGGAAAAGCTGAGTCTGTAGAAAGCGATTCGTTTTCCGGTCCACTTGTTGATTATCCGGAATATACTGAGCCGATTGAGTGGATGGGTCGAATGGTTCCTGAGATTATTCGTTCTGGTGACCATAAAAAAGTACGCGATTGGCGACAAGATATGGCCGCCCGTCGTACGGTGTTGCATCATTTTGAGTGGGCGAGAAGTCACTTAGATACTGATGAGGGTAAAAAACTTATCTGCAAGCAAATTCCTGCTCATTATGCTGTCCTCATGCATTCTCACATTCTTTTGCCTGGGGGCTTGGAGGGAACGTCGTCGGTAACTTCTATTGATATGCATGATATAGCTCGTTCTGCGAAAACGTACGGATTAAAGAAATTTTTTATTGTAACGCCACTTGAAGATCAAAAAAAAATTGTCGCACAGTTATTACAATTTTGGCAACAGGGTCCTGGGATTGAATACAACAATCATCGTCATGAAGCAATGAATAATGTTGTGTTGTGTTCTTCGCTTGAAGAAGTTATTCATGCAATTTCGTTGGCCGAGCATAACGATCCGTATTTGATTGCAACATCAGCAAAAAAAGAACACTCAGATAATAATATTACCTATTATGATCAGGATGTAGTATGGGCGCATGAACAACCGGTCCTTTTTGTGTTTGGTACAGCGCATGGGCTTGCGCCTTCTATTATTAAGCGATGTCAGGCATTACTTGTTCCGCTTGAGGGCCTTTCTCAGTTTAATCACCTTTCAGTCCGTTCTGCGGTTGGAATAATTTTTGATCGGTGGCTAGGCATCAGTCCAAAAAAAATGTATAGTAAATAA
- a CDS encoding DEAD/DEAH box helicase, which yields MKITFKDFNMMPEIYQVIEKLGFTEPTEIQSKAIPALLAADKVDIHGQAQTGTGKTLAFGLPLLHRIERANRSTQALIVAPTRELALQICDSMRPFAQALGLVVEPVYGGMSMEEQIRALKRGVHIVIGTPGRLNDHLRRKTLSLKDIKTLVLDEADIMLDMGFKDEIDEIMQYAPTTREIWLFSATVKAGISTLMNAHMKNPISVRVSKTNVGTPTTKQYFCVLPMKQRLNALCRFIECSSEFYAFIFCQTKILTSEIAEQLARRGYNVGALHGDMSQAQRNLVIKKFKNKEITILVATDVAARGIDIANLSHVVNFSLPEDHESYVHRVGRTGRAGKEGIAITFVGKSETRFIQMIQRKFNIQISPLEVPSRDAIIKGRVAQAAQYLVHINEQSVTNAPHAAIKDMLDSYSEAELRTALMYILHEKFLSSILKEEEISFSPARATSSEFEKTVQECVLSVGADDGLTSTEITQYLTETGLITEELIQKIRIIKRRTFVEVPVGCASALLDALRNTSLAGRNTRFAFVEEDENQQQRRNSGGGDFNNRRRSSGGSNNRRYGGYSETRNSGGYERSDRRRY from the coding sequence ATGAAAATAACATTTAAAGATTTTAACATGATGCCTGAAATTTATCAGGTTATCGAAAAATTAGGCTTTACGGAGCCTACAGAAATTCAAAGTAAGGCAATACCAGCGTTATTGGCTGCTGACAAGGTTGATATCCATGGTCAAGCTCAAACGGGTACAGGTAAAACGCTTGCTTTCGGTCTTCCTTTGTTGCACCGAATTGAACGAGCAAATAGGTCTACTCAGGCATTAATAGTTGCTCCAACGCGTGAACTTGCTTTGCAAATTTGTGATAGCATGCGTCCTTTTGCGCAAGCGCTTGGCTTGGTTGTTGAGCCTGTGTACGGCGGCATGTCTATGGAAGAACAAATTAGAGCGTTAAAGCGCGGGGTTCATATTGTTATTGGTACTCCCGGCCGCTTGAATGATCATCTTCGTAGAAAAACTCTTTCCCTTAAAGATATTAAAACATTGGTTCTTGATGAAGCTGATATCATGCTTGATATGGGCTTTAAAGATGAAATCGATGAAATTATGCAATATGCTCCAACAACAAGAGAAATATGGCTTTTCTCTGCAACGGTTAAAGCTGGTATCAGCACGTTGATGAACGCGCACATGAAGAATCCTATTTCTGTCCGCGTGAGCAAAACTAATGTTGGAACGCCAACAACTAAGCAATATTTTTGCGTATTGCCTATGAAGCAACGTCTTAATGCATTATGTCGCTTTATAGAATGTTCCTCTGAGTTTTATGCCTTTATTTTCTGTCAAACCAAAATTTTAACCAGTGAAATTGCTGAGCAATTAGCACGTCGCGGTTATAATGTTGGTGCATTGCACGGCGATATGAGTCAAGCTCAAAGAAACTTGGTGATTAAAAAGTTTAAAAATAAAGAAATTACTATCCTTGTTGCAACTGACGTTGCTGCTCGTGGTATTGATATTGCGAATTTAAGTCACGTAGTTAACTTTTCTCTTCCAGAAGATCACGAAAGTTACGTTCACCGTGTAGGTAGAACGGGTCGTGCTGGTAAAGAAGGTATCGCTATTACTTTTGTTGGTAAAAGTGAAACACGTTTTATCCAAATGATTCAACGCAAGTTCAATATTCAAATTTCACCATTAGAAGTTCCGTCACGTGATGCGATTATTAAAGGTCGCGTTGCTCAAGCGGCTCAATATCTTGTGCACATTAATGAACAAAGTGTAACCAATGCTCCTCATGCTGCTATTAAAGATATGCTTGATAGTTACTCAGAAGCAGAATTGCGCACAGCATTAATGTATATTCTGCATGAAAAGTTTTTGAGTTCTATTTTGAAAGAAGAAGAAATTTCATTCTCTCCTGCTCGTGCAACATCTTCTGAATTTGAAAAAACAGTTCAAGAATGCGTGTTGTCGGTTGGTGCTGATGATGGTTTAACTTCTACCGAAATTACACAATATTTAACAGAAACTGGTCTTATCACAGAAGAACTCATACAAAAAATACGCATTATTAAGCGTCGTACTTTTGTAGAAGTGCCCGTAGGTTGTGCATCTGCATTGCTTGACGCATTACGCAACACTTCACTTGCAGGACGCAATACGCGCTTTGCATTTGTTGAAGAAGATGAAAATCAGCAGCAGCGCCGTAATAGTGGTGGTGGTGATTTTAATAATCGCCGTCGTTCTTCTGGCGGATCTAATAATAGACGTTATGGCGGCTATTCAGAAACCCGCAATAGTGGTGGTTATGAACGTTCCGACCGTCGCCGCTATTAA
- the ndk gene encoding nucleoside-diphosphate kinase, with protein sequence MNKTCAIIKPDAVTAKHSGNIISLIELNGFTLARMEKMHLTRAQAEEFYAVHSQRSFFGELVDYMISGPVIVMALEKENAIQEWRDLMGATNPAQAAVGTIRKMFGTSIGSNATHGSDSAENAAQELKFFFAE encoded by the coding sequence ATGAATAAAACCTGCGCTATTATCAAACCAGATGCAGTCACTGCAAAGCATAGTGGTAACATTATTTCACTGATTGAACTTAATGGATTTACTCTTGCTCGCATGGAAAAAATGCATCTTACTCGTGCACAAGCGGAAGAATTTTATGCTGTGCACAGCCAACGATCATTCTTTGGTGAATTGGTGGATTACATGATATCGGGACCTGTTATTGTTATGGCATTAGAAAAAGAAAATGCTATACAAGAATGGCGCGACCTCATGGGCGCTACCAATCCAGCACAAGCTGCCGTTGGAACAATAAGAAAAATGTTTGGCACGAGCATCGGCTCAAACGCTACACATGGTTCTGATTCAGCAGAAAACGCTGCGCAGGAACTGAAATTTTTCTTTGCTGAATAA
- the rpsP gene encoding 30S ribosomal protein S16: MAVKIRFSRIGKKNAPFYRIVAIDSRRKRDGESLEILGTYNPLKGEIVQFHDDKIQAWVQQGAIMTDAVKRLQKIYRSSLVQAQS; encoded by the coding sequence ATGGCAGTTAAAATACGTTTTTCACGTATTGGTAAGAAAAATGCACCTTTTTACCGTATTGTGGCAATTGATTCTCGTCGTAAACGAGATGGCGAATCTTTAGAAATTCTTGGTACATACAATCCGCTGAAGGGTGAAATTGTACAGTTCCATGATGACAAAATACAAGCATGGGTTCAGCAAGGCGCAATAATGACTGATGCGGTAAAGAGATTGCAAAAAATATATAGATCATCGCTCGTTCAAGCTCAATCATAA
- a CDS encoding signal recognition particle receptor subunit alpha, with product MFDLLANKFSSIFSRLTGSGKLDENAISTVFSQIEDALFEADVPYAVVKDFLGSLKQEVTGQARNKALNQREQLIKLVHDKILYFLGGAGQGAFSFAIPSTIMIMGLQGSGKTTTIGKLAHFVQQAALARGKKRKILIASVDFYRPAAHEQLKILAQQAQVDFYQPSARTPVEAAVEIYAYSQSQRVELLILDTAGRLNVDAELIKELQVIDARLKPKYKLLVLDAMTGQESLSIAQTFEDALNFTGAIITKMDSNTRGGALFAFKHAIKKPILFVGQGEKIDDLEQFKPERIATRMLGMGDMQSLLEKAQQKIQVSETESMYASFKHGKLTLQDFAQQLSMVDRLGSLSSIVKYLPGASQLNLSDDTISKGESEIKKFRAIIGSMTLKERTSPQIIDNSRKERIARGAGVSVSEITLLLTRFEQSQQFVKMFKKMGSFNNVFK from the coding sequence ATGTTTGATCTTTTAGCAAACAAATTTTCATCCATTTTTTCTCGCCTTACCGGTTCTGGAAAACTTGATGAAAACGCAATTAGCACCGTATTTTCTCAGATAGAAGACGCCTTGTTTGAGGCCGACGTGCCGTACGCTGTTGTCAAAGACTTTTTAGGAAGTCTTAAGCAAGAAGTAACCGGGCAGGCCAGAAATAAAGCTCTTAATCAGCGCGAGCAGCTTATTAAGCTAGTTCACGATAAAATTTTGTACTTTTTAGGAGGAGCGGGGCAAGGGGCGTTCTCTTTTGCCATTCCGTCTACCATTATGATCATGGGGCTTCAGGGGTCCGGTAAAACAACAACCATTGGCAAACTGGCTCATTTTGTTCAGCAAGCGGCTCTTGCCCGTGGCAAAAAACGTAAAATTTTGATCGCATCGGTTGATTTTTATCGGCCGGCGGCCCATGAACAACTTAAGATCCTCGCGCAGCAAGCCCAGGTTGATTTTTATCAGCCAAGCGCGCGTACGCCCGTTGAGGCAGCAGTAGAAATTTATGCATATAGTCAATCTCAGCGTGTTGAGCTCCTGATACTAGATACTGCAGGTAGGCTTAATGTCGACGCAGAGCTGATTAAAGAATTACAGGTTATTGATGCTCGGTTGAAGCCAAAATACAAATTATTAGTGCTTGATGCAATGACCGGCCAAGAGTCTTTATCTATCGCTCAAACGTTTGAAGATGCCTTAAATTTTACCGGGGCTATTATTACCAAAATGGATAGCAATACGCGCGGTGGAGCTCTTTTTGCCTTTAAGCATGCAATCAAAAAGCCGATTCTCTTTGTTGGGCAGGGTGAAAAAATAGATGACCTGGAGCAGTTCAAGCCTGAGCGTATCGCAACGCGAATGCTTGGCATGGGTGATATGCAAAGCCTTTTGGAAAAAGCTCAGCAAAAAATACAAGTTTCAGAAACTGAATCGATGTATGCCTCGTTCAAGCATGGCAAGCTGACTTTGCAAGATTTTGCTCAACAGCTTTCTATGGTAGACCGGCTGGGGTCGTTGTCGAGTATTGTTAAATATCTTCCAGGGGCATCGCAACTTAATCTTTCTGATGATACAATTAGTAAAGGCGAGTCGGAAATTAAAAAATTTAGAGCTATTATAGGTTCTATGACGCTTAAAGAGCGTACATCCCCACAGATTATTGATAATTCACGCAAGGAGCGCATAGCTCGCGGAGCGGGGGTTTCAGTTTCAGAAATAACACTTTTGTTGACTCGATTTGAACAAAGTCAGCAATTTGTTAAAATGTTTAAGAAGATGGGTTCTTTTAATAATGTTTTCAAATAA
- a CDS encoding 30S ribosomal protein S1 has protein sequence MSKEFIKPKQFAAAQPQWDDAEFGLNPEQKQELASLYDGTVNKYKPGSIIKGTVIATSADGVLVDISYKSDGLIPLYEFTEHELKKLTPQSEIEVIIDELENFDGNVILSYEKAKALKAWDSIMKLYDEGKPVEGLVTHKVKGGLSVDIGIPAFLPGSQVDVQRVNDFDQFVNQYITAYIIKVNQKRGNVIISRRKYLNEQRSEVRKKILDSLQPGQVIQGTVKNITNYGVFIDIGGVDGLLHITDMTWGRIAHPSELLKIGETITVKVISFDKNNEKISLGIKQLAGNPWEHLPEDVQVGSTVKGTISSITDYGLFVEVAKGVEGLIHISEISWTDRITDLAKHYKVGDTIEALVVSLDKENRRMSLSIKQLEKNPWEEITDQFVVGQKIKGKISNITDFGIFVQLMRGVDGLVHISDLSWTEHIKHPADIYHKGDEVEAIITDINKQKKKISLGIKQLTENPWENIEQKYPVGSLVDGEISKITDFGAFVKLDSGIEGLVHISELSGNNVNKVEDIVKVGQRAQFRVIKVSQEDHKLGLSLKADQQSEQRENKPSHKKEQRAEKQPSRREKHTEQVGPKAKSQFQLELERHAAARNYTDEDNNE, from the coding sequence ATGTCAAAAGAGTTTATAAAACCGAAACAATTTGCTGCTGCACAGCCCCAATGGGATGATGCGGAGTTTGGATTAAATCCAGAACAAAAGCAAGAACTTGCCTCGTTATACGATGGCACCGTTAACAAGTATAAACCAGGCAGTATTATCAAAGGTACTGTTATCGCAACAAGCGCCGACGGCGTCCTGGTTGACATCAGCTACAAATCCGACGGGCTGATTCCACTGTATGAATTTACAGAACATGAACTTAAAAAATTAACTCCGCAATCAGAAATTGAAGTCATCATCGATGAACTTGAAAATTTTGACGGCAACGTAATTCTTTCCTATGAGAAGGCAAAAGCGCTCAAGGCATGGGATTCTATCATGAAACTGTATGATGAAGGCAAGCCAGTAGAAGGCCTTGTTACTCATAAAGTTAAAGGTGGTCTCAGCGTTGATATCGGCATCCCTGCATTCTTACCAGGATCCCAAGTTGACGTACAACGCGTTAATGATTTTGATCAGTTTGTAAACCAGTATATTACTGCATACATCATCAAAGTTAATCAAAAACGTGGCAACGTTATTATATCACGTCGCAAATACCTTAATGAACAACGCTCTGAAGTTCGCAAGAAAATTCTTGATTCATTGCAACCAGGACAAGTTATTCAAGGTACCGTTAAGAATATCACCAACTATGGCGTATTTATCGACATCGGCGGCGTAGACGGACTTCTCCATATCACTGATATGACATGGGGCAGAATTGCTCACCCAAGCGAACTTCTTAAAATTGGTGAAACGATTACCGTTAAAGTTATTTCATTTGATAAAAACAATGAAAAAATTTCATTGGGTATCAAACAACTTGCTGGAAATCCATGGGAACACCTCCCTGAAGATGTCCAAGTTGGATCAACCGTTAAAGGTACCATCTCCAGCATTACTGATTACGGCTTATTCGTTGAAGTCGCAAAAGGTGTTGAAGGACTTATCCATATTTCAGAAATATCCTGGACTGATCGCATTACCGACCTTGCAAAACATTACAAAGTTGGCGACACTATCGAAGCATTAGTGGTATCTCTTGATAAAGAAAATCGACGTATGTCTCTCAGCATCAAGCAACTTGAAAAAAATCCATGGGAAGAAATTACCGATCAGTTTGTTGTTGGTCAAAAGATCAAAGGCAAGATTAGTAACATCACCGACTTTGGTATCTTTGTTCAGCTTATGCGCGGCGTAGATGGCCTTGTTCATATTTCTGACCTTTCATGGACAGAACATATCAAGCATCCAGCAGATATTTATCACAAGGGTGACGAAGTAGAAGCGATCATTACTGATATTAATAAGCAAAAGAAAAAAATATCACTTGGCATCAAGCAACTTACTGAAAATCCATGGGAAAATATTGAACAAAAATACCCAGTTGGATCTTTAGTAGACGGTGAAATTTCCAAAATAACTGATTTTGGTGCTTTCGTTAAACTTGATAGCGGCATTGAAGGCCTTGTTCACATTTCTGAACTTTCAGGAAACAATGTGAACAAAGTTGAAGATATCGTAAAAGTTGGCCAACGCGCTCAATTTAGAGTTATTAAGGTAAGCCAAGAAGATCACAAACTTGGTCTCAGCCTTAAAGCTGATCAACAATCAGAACAACGTGAAAATAAGCCATCACATAAAAAAGAACAACGCGCTGAAAAGCAACCAAGCCGTCGTGAAAAACATACTGAACAAGTGGGGCCTAAGGCAAAATCACAGTTCCAGTTAGAACTCGAACGACATGCTGCAGCTCGTAACTACACTGACGAAGACAACAATGAATAA